The proteins below are encoded in one region of Telopea speciosissima isolate NSW1024214 ecotype Mountain lineage chromosome 10, Tspe_v1, whole genome shotgun sequence:
- the LOC122643049 gene encoding protein trichome birefringence-like, translated as MVDATKDVSGGGSLISDLKSLFPVLRTRRTIVFAYGFMFTFFVCTVFIAFNPSLTSSPWFTNIFGSRSSDSSNRSQFSSLFSYFLPNSSRFNHGSIQTTLPHPSPQSDLKVFTSHTSNATTPHVPEAKQFQTAKNGSEIGTPSSPTSQPVDKKGSSSKNGTEASSGKIKSQPVSSPLQSSKKDDLPKNGSVSGSAKATLKSPPVDNRVALKNKTEVSNGKTQAQAGNQTVNAPSRSSEKKGLPQKSSPGLSSGKQAISNLLSSMMHCNIFDGRWVKDDSYPLYAPGSCPHIDEPFNCFLNGRSDAAYQKLRWQPKDCNIPRLNGRDMLELLRGKRLVFVGDSLNRNMWESLVCILRNSVQDKSKVFEASGRREFRTEGSYSFLFEDYNSSVEFFRSPFLVQEWEMPDTNGSKKETLRLDIVERSSDKYKNADIIVFNTGHWWTHEKTSKGKGYYQEGSHIYDELNVVEAFRRAVTTWARWVDANVNSKKTLVLFRGYSASHFSGGQWNSGGQCDHETEPIRNETYLSGYPQKMAVLESVIRWMKTPISFLNITRMTDYRKDAHPSIYRKQSLTDEERRSPLMFQDCSHWCLPGVPDSWNELLYAQLLIKYNQEQQQQQQQQQQKKRP; from the exons ATGGTGGATGCGACTAAGGATGTCTCCGGTGGTGGAAGTTTGATCTCCGACCTCAAGAGTTTGTTCCCCGTTCTCAGGACTAGGAGAACTATTGTTTTCGCATATGGGTTCATGTTCACTTTCTTCGTCTGCACTGTCTTCATCGCCTTCAACCCTTCTTTAACTTCTTCCCCTTGGTTCACCAACATCTTCGGTAGTCGAAGTTCTGATTCTTCCAACAGATCTCAattctcttctctgttttcctactttctcCCCAATTCCTCTCGATTCAATCACGGTTCCATTCAAACTACTCTTCCTCATCCCTCGCCACAAAGTGATCTCAAGGTCTTCACGTCTCATACCTCTAACGCCACAACGCCTCATGTTCCAGAAGCAAAACAGTTCCAAACTGCGAAAAATGGGTCGGAGATTGGGACACCATCGTCACCGACATCGCAACCTGTGGATAAGAAAGGGTCTTCTTCGAAGAACGGAACAGAAGCTAGTAGTggtaaaataaaatcgcaaccTGTGAGTTCGCCATTGCAATCCTCTAAGAAGGATGATCTGCCTAAGAATGGTTCTGTGAGTGGGTCTGCGAAAGCGACCCTCAAATCACCACCCGTGGATAATCGAGTTGCTCTGAAGAACAAAACAGAGGTCAGTAATGGTAAGACACAGGCTCAAGCAGGAAATCAGACTGTGAATGCGCCCTCGCGGTCCTCTGAGAAGAAGGGTTTGCCTCAGAAGTCTTCTCCTGGGCTTTCATCTGGGAAGCAGGCGATATCGAATCTCCTGAGTTCAATGATGCATTGCAATATCTTTGATGGAAGATGGGTTAAGGATGATTCTTATCCACTCTACGCACCAGGTTCTTGTCCTCACATCGACGAGCCGTTCAATTGTTTCCTCAACGGTCGGTCCGATGCAGCTTATCAGAAACTTAGATGGCAACCCAAGGACTGCAATATCCCAAG GTTGAATGGGAGGGATATGCTAGAATTGTTGAGAGGAAAACGATTAGTTTTTGTCGGTGATTCCCTGAATAGAAATATGTGGGAAtctctggtttgcattcttagAAACTCGGTGCAAGATAAAAGTAAGGTCTTTGAAGCTTCTGGTCGACGGGAATTTCGAACAGAGGGTTCTTACTCCTTTCTATTTGAG GATTATAACTCCTCAGTGGAGTTCTTTCGATCGCCTTTCCTGGTTCAAGAGTGGGAAATGCCAGACACGAATGGATCAAAGAAGGAAACTCTGCGGCTCGACATAGTTGAGAGATCTTCTGATAAATACAAGAATGCAGACATCATCGTCTTCAACACGGGACACTGGTGGACTCATGAGAAGACTTCAAAAGG AAAGGGCTATTACCAAGAAGGTAGCCATATCTACGATGAGTTGAACGTTGTTGAGGCATTTCGAAGAGCTGTGACAACTTGGGCGAGATGGGTTGATGCCAATGTAAATTCTAAGAAGACCCTGGTTTTGTTCAGGGGCTATTCTGCTTCTCATTTCAG TGGTGGGCAGTGGAATTCAGGTGGACAATGCGACCATGAGACTGAACCCATCAGGAACGAGACGTATCTGTCGGGGTATCCACAGAAGATGGCAGTGCTAGAGTCGGTGATCAGGTGGATGAAGACACCCATCTCCTTCCTGAATATTACAAGAATGACCGATTACAGGAAAGATGCCCACCCTTCAATATACAGGAAACAGAGCTTGACGGATGAGGAACGGAGATCTCCACTGATGTTCCAAGATTGCAGTCATTGGTGCCTCCCTGGAGTACCTGATTCATGGAATGAGCTCCTTTATGCTCAGCTCTTGATCAAATACAATCAggaacaacagcaacaacagcaacaacaacaacagaagaAGAGACCATAG